One window of the Pseudarthrobacter sp. ATCC 49987 genome contains the following:
- a CDS encoding DUF3375 family protein has product MSRSALSSADAISARLRDLELLTKGPAWALTRSAPWVIAVLQASFTRTRPQLPLEQFHADVDAFLEQLRRQDPGLGGSANGKTFGDEWTRKNFLTRRNQSGQIVYEVTEPAARVLAFLDSLSSERSTLNGSRLGTLLGDVEKLANETNPDQSARLESLEEEIGERRQLIEDISSGDFDGLLDDEEAVEAAGNILDLAASLPADYKKMRDRIEELVGELRNQIIEESLSKGATMAQVLEADKRLRQSPEGRTFRSFTAFLEDPQQQLRFRSAIGEVLSRQFADDLSHDERETLKNLVAELRTQHSQIQRIYGKLSESLNTYVQSDDFRQSVRLRKVLREAEQAIRSLPYERERPGLVRGPVLFNAGFESLAMVKLFDPDEFAAPPKLADPIAFSDSDRVRSPRTGKASSEAVRAAVAGASTLAGAWDQLPAGERHINSIRALLSHALHEGAGFDRGAWETLDFEQIDGSTRTAYLPVVTLKKD; this is encoded by the coding sequence GTGTCCCGTTCCGCCCTGTCCTCCGCCGACGCCATCAGCGCCCGGCTGCGCGACCTCGAACTCCTCACCAAGGGGCCGGCCTGGGCGCTGACCCGCTCGGCGCCATGGGTGATCGCGGTGCTGCAGGCGTCCTTCACCCGCACCCGGCCGCAGCTTCCGCTGGAACAGTTCCACGCCGACGTCGACGCCTTCCTTGAGCAGCTCCGCCGCCAGGACCCCGGGCTGGGTGGCTCCGCCAACGGGAAGACCTTTGGCGATGAGTGGACCCGCAAGAACTTCCTCACCCGACGGAACCAGTCCGGGCAGATCGTGTACGAGGTCACAGAACCCGCCGCCCGGGTCCTCGCCTTCCTGGACAGTCTCTCCAGCGAACGCTCCACGCTCAACGGTTCCCGGCTCGGCACGCTGCTGGGCGACGTCGAGAAGCTCGCCAACGAGACGAACCCGGACCAGAGCGCCCGGTTGGAGTCACTCGAGGAGGAGATCGGCGAACGGCGCCAGCTGATCGAGGACATCAGCTCGGGCGACTTTGACGGGCTGCTCGACGACGAGGAAGCCGTGGAGGCCGCAGGGAACATCCTGGATCTCGCGGCGAGCCTGCCCGCGGACTACAAAAAAATGCGTGACCGGATCGAGGAGCTGGTGGGCGAGCTCCGCAACCAGATCATCGAGGAGTCCCTGAGCAAGGGCGCGACGATGGCCCAGGTGCTCGAAGCGGACAAGCGTCTCCGGCAGAGCCCCGAAGGCAGGACCTTCCGTTCCTTCACGGCGTTCCTGGAGGACCCGCAGCAGCAGCTGCGTTTCCGTTCGGCGATCGGCGAGGTCCTCAGCCGTCAGTTCGCCGATGACCTCAGCCATGACGAACGCGAGACGCTAAAGAACCTCGTGGCGGAACTGCGGACCCAGCACAGCCAGATCCAGCGGATCTACGGCAAGCTCAGCGAAAGCCTGAACACCTACGTCCAGAGCGACGACTTCCGCCAGTCCGTCCGGCTCCGCAAGGTCCTCCGGGAGGCCGAGCAGGCCATCCGGTCCCTGCCGTACGAGCGCGAACGCCCCGGGCTGGTCCGCGGCCCGGTGCTGTTCAATGCCGGCTTCGAGTCCCTCGCCATGGTCAAGCTGTTCGACCCGGACGAGTTCGCGGCTCCCCCCAAGCTGGCCGACCCGATCGCCTTCAGCGACTCGGACCGGGTGCGCTCGCCGCGGACCGGGAAAGCGAGCTCCGAAGCGGTCCGCGCCGCGGTCGCCGGCGCTTCCACCCTGGCCGGGGCCTGGGATCAGCTCCCGGCCGGGGAACGCCACATCAACTCGATCCGTGCCCTGCTCTCCCACGCCCTGCACGAGGGCGCCGGCTTTGACCGCGGGGCCTGGGAAACTCTCGACTTCGAACAGATCGACGGCTCCACGCGCACCGCGTACCTGCCGGTCGTCACGCTTAAGAAGGACTGA
- a CDS encoding PepSY domain-containing protein, translated as MGKKALLITGVAAAAAILGGATIAVAASTPTAAFRLPDASNAAAELQRSLRVATADAPGHDDDSNLPALTAEDRDKAGNAALARVGQGTVREVERENEHGTAYEVEVRLNDGTQVEVQLGADFQVLGQGSPERDDD; from the coding sequence ATGGGCAAAAAAGCACTACTGATCACGGGAGTGGCGGCCGCGGCGGCGATTCTCGGCGGCGCCACAATTGCAGTCGCGGCGAGCACCCCGACCGCCGCTTTCCGGCTCCCGGATGCCAGCAACGCCGCGGCCGAACTCCAGCGGTCGCTCCGGGTAGCCACCGCCGACGCCCCCGGACACGACGACGATTCCAACCTGCCCGCGCTGACCGCGGAGGACCGGGACAAGGCGGGAAACGCGGCCCTCGCCCGGGTCGGCCAGGGCACTGTGCGCGAAGTCGAGCGGGAGAACGAGCACGGCACCGCCTACGAGGTGGAGGTGCGGCTCAACGACGGCACCCAGGTTGAAGTGCAGCTCGGCGCCGACTTCCAGGTCCTGGGCCAGGGCTCCCCCGAGCGGGACGACGACTGA